The Herminiimonas arsenitoxidans genome window below encodes:
- a CDS encoding DUF3820 family protein has protein sequence MQAEHLQLLVTRTMPYGKYKDRLLADLPGHYLGWFAREGFPSGELGSLIALMYELDHNALRHLLDPLRTPKF, from the coding sequence ATGCAAGCAGAACACTTACAGCTCTTAGTCACTCGTACCATGCCTTACGGCAAATACAAAGATCGCTTGCTGGCCGATTTACCGGGGCATTATCTCGGCTGGTTTGCGCGCGAAGGATTTCCATCCGGCGAGTTGGGTAGTTTGATCGCGTTGATGTATGAGCTTGATCACAATGCACTCAGACATTTGCTTGATCCTTTGCGCACGCCTAAATTTTAG
- a CDS encoding FeoA family protein: protein MNLSELLPFTPAVVDDVVNIAGDDPIAKRLRELGFVSGEPVRIVARGPIGADPLLVQIGFTRFALRRSEAQRVHIHLAS, encoded by the coding sequence GTGAATCTTTCAGAACTCCTTCCCTTTACTCCCGCAGTGGTCGATGACGTCGTGAATATCGCGGGCGATGACCCGATTGCCAAGCGTTTGCGCGAACTCGGTTTTGTCTCAGGCGAACCAGTACGCATCGTGGCGCGTGGTCCGATCGGCGCTGATCCTTTATTAGTGCAAATTGGCTTCACACGTTTTGCCCTGCGTCGCTCCGAAGCACAACGCGTGCACATTCATCTCGCCAGTTAA
- the feoB gene encoding ferrous iron transport protein B codes for MPISRIALVGNPNCGKTALFNQLTGSRQKVANYAGVTVERKEGRFTAPSGRVFTLLDLPGAYSLDATSPDEVITRDICLGRRAGESVPELIVCVVDATNLRLHLRFVLEVKRLGRPMVLALNMMDAARKRGVSIDREELQRQLGMDVIETVAIHSGGAKDLVAHLDTIVVSEAVPPTEGTAAELHAQVRTILAAAVTMPTATSKIDDVIDRWVLHPVFGLAILAVVMFFIFQAVFSWAEPLMDGITEGVTFVGQWFATTLPDGLLRSLVVDGLFAGLGAVLVFLPQILILFLFILVLEESGYLPRAAFLLDRLMFKAGLTGRSFIPLLSSFACAIPGIMATRSIQDPRDRLTTILVAPLMTCSARLPVYTLLIAAFIPSTTVWSVFNLQGIVLFILYIAGIVSAMAVAWFIKRMRKDKSEHALLMELPSYRMPGVRNVAIGLWERALIFLRRVTTIILSLTVLLWFLSTFPGPPEGATLPAIDYSLAGQIGRLMEPVFAPIGFNWQICIALIPGLAAREVAVAALGTVYAMSGSEDAVAAQLGPVIAAQWSLATALALLAWYVFAPQCMSTLAVIRRETNSWRTVAVSAGYMFGLAYLASFLTYQIAKALT; via the coding sequence ATGCCTATTTCCCGTATCGCGCTTGTCGGTAATCCGAACTGTGGCAAGACTGCCTTATTCAATCAACTGACGGGTAGCCGTCAGAAGGTTGCGAACTATGCCGGCGTAACGGTAGAGCGCAAAGAAGGGCGCTTTACTGCGCCATCCGGTCGTGTCTTCACCTTGCTGGATTTGCCCGGCGCTTACAGCCTGGACGCAACCAGTCCGGATGAAGTCATCACACGCGATATCTGTTTGGGTCGCAGGGCTGGCGAATCCGTGCCGGAACTGATCGTTTGCGTGGTGGATGCGACCAATCTGCGTTTGCATCTGCGCTTCGTACTTGAAGTCAAACGACTCGGACGCCCGATGGTGTTGGCATTGAACATGATGGATGCGGCACGCAAGCGCGGTGTCAGCATTGATCGTGAAGAGCTGCAGCGTCAGCTCGGCATGGATGTGATTGAAACCGTTGCGATTCATAGCGGCGGCGCGAAAGATCTGGTGGCGCATCTGGACACGATAGTCGTGTCGGAAGCCGTTCCTCCAACGGAAGGTACTGCCGCTGAATTGCACGCACAAGTGCGCACCATCCTTGCTGCTGCAGTGACGATGCCGACTGCAACGTCGAAAATCGATGATGTAATTGATCGTTGGGTCTTGCATCCAGTCTTTGGCTTGGCGATTTTGGCTGTTGTGATGTTCTTTATTTTCCAGGCTGTGTTTTCCTGGGCTGAGCCTTTGATGGATGGCATTACCGAAGGCGTGACTTTTGTCGGACAGTGGTTTGCCACGACCTTGCCGGATGGTTTGTTACGCAGCTTGGTTGTCGATGGCTTGTTTGCGGGGCTGGGTGCGGTGCTGGTGTTCTTGCCGCAAATTCTGATTCTCTTCCTCTTCATTCTGGTGCTGGAAGAATCGGGTTATCTGCCGCGCGCAGCCTTCTTGCTCGATCGTTTAATGTTCAAGGCTGGTTTGACCGGACGTTCTTTCATTCCTTTGCTGTCTAGTTTTGCCTGCGCGATTCCCGGCATCATGGCGACACGTAGTATTCAAGATCCGCGTGATCGCCTGACAACGATATTGGTTGCGCCTTTGATGACTTGCTCGGCGCGCTTGCCGGTGTACACCTTGTTGATCGCTGCATTCATCCCAAGCACGACGGTTTGGAGCGTCTTTAATTTGCAGGGCATAGTTTTGTTCATTCTGTATATCGCGGGCATCGTTAGCGCGATGGCGGTGGCATGGTTCATCAAACGCATGCGCAAAGACAAGAGCGAACATGCCTTGCTGATGGAGTTGCCGTCTTATCGCATGCCTGGCGTACGCAACGTTGCTATCGGTTTGTGGGAGCGCGCGCTTATCTTCTTGCGCCGTGTGACGACCATCATCTTGTCGCTGACGGTTTTGCTGTGGTTCCTGTCGACTTTCCCTGGCCCACCAGAAGGCGCAACGCTGCCGGCTATTGATTACAGCTTGGCAGGTCAGATCGGACGTTTGATGGAACCTGTGTTTGCACCTATTGGTTTCAACTGGCAAATCTGTATTGCGCTGATTCCAGGTCTGGCAGCGCGTGAAGTTGCTGTGGCTGCTTTGGGTACTGTGTATGCGATGTCAGGTAGCGAAGACGCTGTCGCAGCGCAATTGGGCCCAGTGATTGCTGCGCAATGGTCGTTGGCTACCGCGCTCGCTTTGCTGGCCTGGTATGTGTTTGCACCACAGTGCATGTCTACACTGGCTGTGATCCGACGCGAAACGAATTCCTGGCGTACAGTGGCGGTTTCCGCTGGCTACATGTTTGGTTTGGCGTATCTGGCTTCATTCTTGACTTACCAAATTGCAAAGGCACTGACATGA
- a CDS encoding DUF6587 family protein: protein MNIYGFVQEVIIGAIVLFSALYVLRKLMPKWMRARQLALATMLSKPSRSFLLRSLGGFLMPGESAGGGCGSGCSTCSTCASNPEAEPEVKPLEFQRHI from the coding sequence ATGAATATTTATGGCTTTGTGCAAGAAGTGATTATCGGCGCGATCGTACTGTTCAGTGCGCTTTACGTTCTGCGTAAGCTGATGCCGAAGTGGATGCGCGCGCGTCAATTGGCACTGGCGACGATGCTGAGCAAGCCGTCGCGTTCTTTTTTGCTGCGTAGTTTGGGTGGTTTTTTGATGCCGGGCGAAAGCGCGGGCGGTGGTTGCGGCAGTGGATGCAGCACTTGTTCAACTTGCGCTTCCAACCCTGAAGCAGAGCCGGAAGTAAAACCGCTGGAATTCCAGCGGCATATTTAA
- a CDS encoding D-alanyl-D-alanine carboxypeptidase family protein codes for MIKSLLLAITITAAASASAMSVGSKHAIVIDESSGKVLFEKNATDIVPIASLTKLMTAMVILDARLDMHERIVVSEEDVDTLKFSSSRVPVGAVLSRHALLELALMSSDNRAAHALARTYPGGLEHFKLAVRNKAHLLNLRRTNIEEPTGLSPYNTSTASDLAKLALAASKYPDIERITTVSNDLIDVNGSMRHYHNTNKLVGDKNWTIYLSKTGYTQEAGRCIIMRVRTAGRDAIMVLLNASGSANRTADANNLHRFLTKEHRQEVMAKLTIK; via the coding sequence ATGATCAAGTCTCTGCTTCTCGCTATCACCATCACCGCAGCAGCATCTGCATCCGCAATGTCAGTTGGTTCCAAACATGCCATCGTGATAGACGAAAGTTCCGGCAAGGTCCTGTTCGAGAAGAATGCAACAGACATCGTACCGATTGCTTCCCTGACCAAATTGATGACCGCAATGGTGATCCTCGATGCACGCCTCGATATGCATGAGCGCATTGTGGTCAGCGAAGAAGATGTCGATACACTCAAGTTCAGCTCCTCACGGGTTCCAGTTGGTGCAGTATTGTCGCGTCACGCTTTGCTGGAGCTAGCACTGATGTCCTCCGATAACCGCGCTGCCCATGCGTTGGCGCGCACTTATCCGGGTGGCCTAGAACATTTCAAGCTGGCAGTACGCAACAAAGCGCATTTGCTGAATTTGCGTCGCACGAATATAGAAGAGCCAACCGGTCTGTCACCGTACAACACATCAACGGCAAGCGATCTGGCCAAATTAGCCCTTGCCGCATCCAAGTATCCAGACATCGAAAGAATCACGACCGTCAGTAATGACTTGATCGACGTAAACGGCTCCATGCGCCACTATCACAACACCAATAAACTGGTAGGCGACAAGAACTGGACCATCTATTTGTCCAAAACTGGTTATACACAGGAAGCTGGTCGCTGCATCATCATGCGCGTACGCACCGCGGGACGCGATGCGATCATGGTCTTGTTAAATGCTAGTGGAAGCGCAAATCGGACGGCTGATGCAAATAACTTGCATCGTTTTCTGACGAAAGAACATCGTCAGGAAGTAATGGCAAAACTAACCATCAAGTAA
- a CDS encoding glucan biosynthesis protein, with protein sequence MHRRDLLKASAALTLAGFYAPSLYAAANTSSKLKTLGKPVAFDYAWLKGQARDLASKPYHLPPNPVPAAVTSLDWDQYQAISYRDDHALWAGDKLRFQAKFFHLGMYANQSVKIHEVSDGKAVELAYDPEMFNYGKSGLKGKDMPKDLGFAGFRVNFHTDLVRDITAFLGASYFRAVGSDWQYGLSARGLAIDCGMERPEEFPRFSEFWLERPAKQSNSLVVYALLDSPSISGAYRFEIAPGATTLMDVDVALYPRKTIERMGIAPLTSMFLMGENDRRISNDWRPEIHDSDGLEMWTGSGEWIWRPLLNPEHLRFNAYADENPRGFGLVQRDRNFDHYQDDGVFYERRPSLWVEPKSGWGKGSIQLVEIPTVDETFDNIVAFWNPEAKPQPGQELLFGYKLHWGAKTPVAPKAATVVATRTGIGGVIGKKRTYFSWRFAIDFAGGDLALLGKDVKVVPIISTTHGTIEITSARPLHEIKGYRAMFDLKVPDDVKGPIDLRLYLAADGQPLSETWLYQWTPPEHRSF encoded by the coding sequence ATGCATCGTCGTGATTTACTCAAAGCTTCCGCTGCACTCACACTGGCCGGATTTTATGCGCCATCGCTGTATGCAGCGGCAAATACATCTTCCAAACTGAAAACCTTAGGCAAGCCAGTCGCATTCGATTACGCATGGTTGAAAGGCCAAGCCCGTGATCTGGCTAGCAAGCCTTATCACTTGCCACCGAATCCTGTACCTGCTGCGGTGACGTCGCTCGATTGGGATCAGTATCAGGCCATCAGTTATCGCGATGATCATGCATTGTGGGCTGGAGATAAATTACGTTTTCAAGCCAAGTTTTTTCACCTCGGCATGTATGCCAATCAGTCGGTCAAAATTCATGAAGTAAGCGACGGCAAAGCGGTCGAGCTGGCTTACGATCCTGAGATGTTCAATTACGGCAAGAGCGGTCTGAAGGGCAAAGACATGCCTAAGGATCTCGGCTTTGCCGGCTTCCGCGTCAATTTTCATACCGATCTGGTACGTGACATCACAGCATTCTTAGGTGCGAGTTATTTCAGAGCCGTTGGCAGCGATTGGCAATACGGTTTGTCGGCACGTGGCTTGGCGATTGATTGCGGCATGGAGCGGCCGGAAGAATTTCCGCGCTTTAGCGAGTTCTGGCTGGAGCGTCCAGCCAAGCAATCGAACTCTCTAGTCGTCTACGCATTACTCGATTCTCCTAGTATTTCCGGTGCTTATCGTTTCGAGATCGCGCCGGGCGCGACGACGTTGATGGATGTCGATGTCGCCTTGTATCCGCGTAAAACGATAGAACGCATGGGTATCGCACCACTGACCAGCATGTTCCTGATGGGTGAGAACGACAGACGCATCAGCAATGACTGGCGACCTGAGATACACGATTCCGACGGTTTGGAAATGTGGACTGGCAGTGGAGAATGGATTTGGCGGCCTTTGCTCAACCCTGAACATTTACGCTTCAATGCGTACGCTGACGAGAATCCTCGCGGCTTCGGCTTGGTACAGCGTGATCGCAACTTCGATCATTATCAGGACGATGGCGTGTTTTACGAAAGACGTCCGAGCTTGTGGGTGGAGCCGAAATCTGGTTGGGGCAAGGGTTCGATTCAACTGGTCGAGATCCCAACTGTCGATGAAACCTTCGATAACATCGTCGCCTTCTGGAATCCGGAAGCCAAGCCACAGCCAGGACAAGAACTGTTGTTCGGCTACAAATTACATTGGGGCGCAAAAACACCGGTCGCGCCGAAAGCGGCTACCGTCGTGGCGACACGCACCGGCATAGGTGGTGTGATTGGTAAAAAGCGTACGTATTTCTCGTGGCGTTTCGCGATTGATTTTGCCGGTGGTGATCTTGCTTTGCTCGGCAAAGACGTCAAGGTGGTGCCAATCATTTCAACGACGCATGGCACGATTGAAATCACATCTGCACGTCCGCTGCACGAGATCAAAGGCTATCGCGCCATGTTTGATTTGAAAGTGCCTGATGATGTCAAAGGTCCTATCGATCTGCGGCTTTATCTTGCTGCGGATGGTCAGCCTTTATCGGAAACATGGCTATATCAGTGGACGCCACCGGAGCATCGCAGCTTCTGA